The nucleotide window GCCCCGCTCACCAACATCGACACCCGCCAGATCTACAAGACCTCCCGCCTAGTGTCGAACCTGACCGGCATGTTTGTGCAGCCCAACAAGGCCATCGTCGGAGCCAACGCCTTTGCCCACGAGTCAGGCATCCACCAAGATGGTGTGCTCAAGCACAAGCTCACCTACGAAATCATGGATGCCCAGTCCATCGGCCTCAACGACAACCAGATCGTGTTGGGTAAGCACTCTGGCCGCAACGCCTTCCGCACCCGGCTCAAAGAATTAGGCCATGAGCTGCCCGATCAAGAACTCAACCGCGCCTTCCTGCGCTTTAAAGATCTAGCCGATAAGAAAAAAGAAATTACCGACTGGGACATCGAAGCCATCGCCAATGACGAAACTCAGCAAACGCTGGAGCACTTCTATCTGGATCTGGTACAGGTTTCTTGCGGCGATAAGTCTCGTCCCACAGCAACGGTCACGGTTCGCACTCCCGATGGCCAAGAGCTAATGGATGCCGCCATTGGCACCGGCCCAGTAGATGCGGTCTATAGAGCGATTAACCGGGTGGTCGATATTCCTAACCAGCTCATCGAATACACCGTGCAGTCGGTCACCGCCGGGATCGATGCCATTGGCGAGGTCACTATCCGCATTCGCCACGAAGACAGGGTCTACTCTGGCCATGCCGCCAATACCGATATCGTGGTTGCTTCTGCCCACGCTTACGTGAATGCGTTGAACCGTCTCTATACGGCTCTACAGCAGGGCACCAGCCTCCATCCTCAGCGCGACGCTGAGCCTATAACCGCGTAACAGGCTGATTTTGCAGGAGCGAGATTTGGTAGGGAGGATGCGATCGCATCCTCCCTATCGCTCAATCAAGCGCTCAATCAAGAGCTTTCTCCTTCTATGGTCAGCTCATCGAAGGGAAGTAGGTCATTAAAAATTCGCTTGATTGACCCTGCCAACGGCACCGCAATCACCAAACCCAAGACCCCGCCAAACTGGGCTCCTACCAGCAGAGACAAAATTACCCATACAGGATTAACCCCAACTAAATTGCCCAAAATTCTAGGAGCCACGCCATTGTCAATGAGCTGGTCAATCACGAGCGTAACTACAAAAACTTCCAGGCCTAACCAAAGGCTCTGAAAACTCAACAGCAGACTCGCCACCAAAACGGCAACCGTGTCACCAAAGGGAATCAGCACCAGCCCCCCAATGCTTAATCCCAGAACTAGCCAAAAAGGAATTTTGAGCAGGAAAAAAACCGTCGTCAGTGTAGCCGCCATCAGCCCCGCCACCGTTGCCTGACCCACAAAGTAGTTTTTGAACTGCTCTTTCAGAGCCACCCGCACCTCCAGCCCCCAATTCCCCGGCAGCCAACGAATCAGCCCGTACCAAAATTCGCGCCCGTGCAGCAGCATATACAGGGTCAGCACCACCGTTACCAGTATCCCAATAACGCTATCCGCTGCCCCCGTGACTAATTCCAGTACTTGGTCTGGCAACTGGCCTAGTTCCTCCGGCAAAGCATCCGCCAGTCCAGCCACTAGAGCAGAGGTATCTAGCGGAATTTGGTGTGCCATCAGCCATTGGTCTAGGGCCTGAAACTGTTCCCCGCCAGAGTCTAGCCAAACAGGTAATTTGTTGGCTAGTTCCGTCAGCTGAGTGACCAAAATTGGCACCAGTAGTGCGCCCAGTAAGGCAATGCCCCCAAGCGTTAGCAGAAAGATTATCAGAACACTGAAGCCCCGCTTTAATCCTTGCTTCATCAGCAGCTCAATCGGATAGTTGAGCAAAAACGATAGCAGCGTTGCGGTCACCAACAGCGCAATCGGCGCTTGAAATGTTTGAAATAACTTGTAGAACAACCAGCCATTCAATATGGTCAGGGGGATAGCTATCTCCCAAATTAGCCAGCGCGGCAGCTTTTCTAGAGGCCGAATCATGCCGGTTATACTCATGTCATAAAGTTTGCAGCTCTACAGCAGCATAATGAATTCGAGGTGGGTGTTGCCCACCTCCCTAGGGTCAACAAACTTTATGTTTAATCGGCTAGAGCTAGAGAAGTTGCCTACCTACTTTTAGCAGCCCTAGTTTCAAACTCCGGGATCAAACAAGTGCTCAAATTCAGAGCGCAGGGATTTTAAGTTGGCAACCCGCGCAATCAGAAGGCTGTCGCCGCCCGAATTTTGTAGCTCGCTTTTCCAATGACGGATGCTCTCCTCCTGATTCAGCCAAAAATCGACCATAGAATTAACGACTTCATCCCAGTTCCAGTCGGGCTTCTGGTGAACAATGTCTGTGGCCTCAATAAAGGCATCCAAAGTGCAGCAGTAACTGCCTAGGTAAGCCTTACTGCGCCTAGGCGTTTGCTCTACTTTCTGCTGATAGTTAAAAAATTGGAGCGTCGGCGAAACACCAACAATGTCAAAGCTGTAGTTCATATCAACAACTCGAACTGAAAAAGGTTTTGGGAAAGAGATTGAATAACAAAAGGGTATAAAAAAAGGGCACAGGATGACCTGCCCCTAACGGAGTAATGTTGCCTTGATGAAATGCAAAGCAATGAATTGAAATGGACCTCCATTTTTCTTTCAAAGCCAGGAGAACAAGCGATAACGCTTCTGTTCTCGCAAGGAAAACAGAAGAATTTAATTTGATTGAATTTTAACCGCTCTCTTAAAAGATGGTTGTTCCTAAGAAACGTTTTTTATAAAACCTGCTTGGGTGACTCTAAGTTCTCGACGCTCAGCCCTAGAGGATGTTTCCTGCACACTCACTTGGCAAGGATTCCCCTACCTCTTAAGAATGGGGTGAAGAGTTCCCTCCTCAAGGAAGACTAGGGGAATTTAGGTAAGCCCTGCTACTTTTCAAACGGCCGCTTAAATAGCTCAAGCCTGTTGGCTCTCACCGTAGGCGGCGTAAACACCCTGAACGTTGTACCAGTTGAGGAAAACACGGGCTACCTCCAGCGCTAGCTGGGGCTTACCCTGATTGATTAGCCACTGCAATAGAGGAGCCATTGTCTTCTCGTTGAGCAGCCCGCCCAAAGACAGTCCACCCCAAAGAATGCGGTGCAGCCAGGTCATTTGAATCATCATGCGAACTTCTAGCGTGGGGTGTTTTTGGTAAAACAGCACCCCCATACGGCCCCGCTGAATTTCTTTGTCAATTAGGTTGGGCACTTGGTCAAGGGCAAAAGGTGGGTGCCAATGATAGCCCACCGCCTCAGGTACTTTGACTAGGCTCAGCCCTAAATTCTTCAGGCGCACTCCCAGTTCGAGATCTTCCCAGCCGTAGAGGGTAAAGCGGGTGTCGAACAGGCCCGCTTTTTCGAGCCAGTGCTTTGCGATCGCAACATTGCCCGTTGCAAAAAAAGCTTGAGAGTAGTCCGTTACTTTAAAGGGTTCAGAGGTTGGGTTCTCAAAGTTGCAGGTGTTGACTACCCGCCCATAGGTAAACACCCTGTCGTTTCCTAGCCGCTGCTGGGCAGCTACCAGCGCATCTGCATGGTGCTGTAAAAAGCCCTCCAGCACCACCAAATCACTATCAATAAAAATAACAGTGTCCCCTGCCGCTTTTTCAACCCCTAGGTTGCGGGCCGCTGCTGGCCCTAAATGGTTTTGCTCAAACAGCCGGACGTGGGGAAAAGCGGTGCTGCTTTGCAGCCAATCAACCGTGCCGTCGGTAGATCCATCATCTACCACCACGATTTCGTAGCCCTCCACCAATCCACCCGGAGTTAGCGATTGCTGCTCCATCGCCCGCAGGCACTTCTCCAAAATCGCCTTGCGGTTGTACGTGGGAATCACAACACTAAAAAACACGGCACGCCTCCTCGCAGCAAGTTTATCCTAGCCTGTTCGCTTGGCTGTTTGACGCGGTAAAGCCATAGCCAGCCCAAAAACTAGCCCAAAGCAAGGGGCTCTCAATTCAAAGGGGGCAGTCTCCTGCCCCCTCCTCAATCTACGCGCACTCTCCAGAGCCATCGAACAGCTTTTAGCAGGCAGCCCCTGGGCTAAGAACTTGGCGAAGAAAATGCATTTGCTGGTTGAGATCCATTTCATCAATCAGCTCAATGATTTCCTGGGCTGTGCTGGAGTTTTTTCGACAGTTTTTAGCCGCATCTACCAAAGCCGGATCCATATCTTGGGACAGGCGATACCAAAACGCTAACCGCATATTAATATTTAGCGTGGAATATTCCCGGCCAAAGCGAGTTTCCGCTCCAACGAGAATTTCCTTGAGGGTCTCTGGTCGGTCTTCCCGCCGCACCTGCTGAAACTGACGGATCAGGTGATTGACGACCTGAGAGAACAAAGCAGCTGGGGCCGGAGATGCGATCGCATGTCTCAGATTGCAGTAAGCATGCTCTAGAACGGCCAGCTTACAGTCAGCATTTGCCTGTTTGAAGGAGGTTATGGCTTGATTAAAACCAGTTTTTAGTTCTACGGCAGTCATGATGAATTCCTCTCTGTTTGCTTAATTCCGAAGGTAGGTTTCTATCCAACGGAAGGTATTTTTCAATACATTTGTTAAAAAAATGCTTTTCTCATTAGAAAAGCGATTCAAAGCCCTTTTCTATTGATCCCCGGTATTTTGGAAACATGTGAAAAACTAAGGTTTTTCTTCGCTTTCCTCAAGGAATATTCATGAAGAACTTCCCTAAATCTGGGGATCATATATAGCATAGGCGTTTGAACCTGATCAGGTGCTCTCTCGAATGGCTCAAGTTTGGAGCCCCATCCCCAATCAAAGGATTCTTACTTTTAGTCGATCCATTTTGAGGAAAAAATGCTAAATGGATAGCCCAAATTAAATATGCCCGTTACTGGGATAAAAGCGAGCAGCCTCAGAGATCGCTATAGCCCTCCAAGCATGGCTTCACTTTTCTTGAATGCTCCTTAGCTATACACTTGCCCACAGTGACTATTTCTAGCTACCTACTTACCTAGTCACAATGACATAATGCGTTGGCAGGGCTGCAGCAGCGACCCATCCGCCGAGACGCACTCCAGCGGCTCCCCCGTCACAGGACAAAGCACCGAGAACTGTAGTCCAAAAAGTAAGGGATGCTACAACAGGCGGAGTTAAGCGATTTTCTTATGCGGCAATAATAAAGAAATGCCAACTCCTAGAGCGATATCCTCTATGCTTTGGGTGGTGCATTCCCCAGTGGTTGGACACATCTCCTGCTCCCACAAAAGTTCCTGATAGGCAGCATTCACCATCTATTGCACTTCACGACCTCCATGTTTAAACGGAAACCGGCACCTCTACTGACCTACCTCAGCAACAAAACCGAATTTGAAGGAACCCTTCATGCCGAAGGCATGCTTCGGGTAGACGGCATTATTCACGGCACTGTGGAAGTACAGGGAGACCTAGAAATTTCCGCAACCGGGTTGATCGAAGGGCCAGAAGTTAGAGCCAAAAACATCATGGTTCAGGGTGTGTTAAAGGCACGGGTCCATGCCGAAGGTAAGCTCACCCTAAGCAGCACCTCACGATTGGAGGGAGATGTTGTGGCAGGCTCTCTAGAAATTGAGCCAGGAGCCTTTTATACGGGATATATCGAAACCCGAGATTCTAGAACCTTGCCGCCATCTCGAGACATGCCAGAGCTTTATGGGACTACGGAGCCATAGGGTCATCCATTGCCCAGGCTGTGTTGCAGTCTTTCGAGGCTTTGACTGAGGCTTGCTAAAGCTTGGGGGATCGCCTCAGGCTGTTGATTCCGGGCCGCTACTTCGATTTGAGCCGCCAAGGTAGAAAGGGTCACTGCCCCTACATTGGCACTGGCTCCCTTAATGTGGTGTGCAATTTGGCGGACTTCAGCAAGGTCGTGGCTGGACCAAGCAGATTCCAAGTAAGTTATCTGTCCCTGAGAATCTTTCAGAAAAATTTGTAGCAGCTCCTGTTCAAACTCTGGATCGTTCCCAGAAAGTTCGTGCAGCTGTTCCCAGTCAATATCGTTGTGTACCTGAGCCACTCTACTCCCCTTCACAGCAGTTCATTCTTGTCCATATTAAAAACAGAAAAAGCCAACAGCCCTCGTAAAATTACTGAGGTGATAGGGCAACTTTCGAATTAAGCAAGCGCTGTCCTCA belongs to Pseudanabaena sp. FACHB-2040 and includes:
- a CDS encoding AI-2E family transporter yields the protein MSITGMIRPLEKLPRWLIWEIAIPLTILNGWLFYKLFQTFQAPIALLVTATLLSFLLNYPIELLMKQGLKRGFSVLIIFLLTLGGIALLGALLVPILVTQLTELANKLPVWLDSGGEQFQALDQWLMAHQIPLDTSALVAGLADALPEELGQLPDQVLELVTGAADSVIGILVTVVLTLYMLLHGREFWYGLIRWLPGNWGLEVRVALKEQFKNYFVGQATVAGLMAATLTTVFFLLKIPFWLVLGLSIGGLVLIPFGDTVAVLVASLLLSFQSLWLGLEVFVVTLVIDQLIDNGVAPRILGNLVGVNPVWVILSLLVGAQFGGVLGLVIAVPLAGSIKRIFNDLLPFDELTIEGESS
- a CDS encoding glycosyltransferase: MFFSVVIPTYNRKAILEKCLRAMEQQSLTPGGLVEGYEIVVVDDGSTDGTVDWLQSSTAFPHVRLFEQNHLGPAAARNLGVEKAAGDTVIFIDSDLVVLEGFLQHHADALVAAQQRLGNDRVFTYGRVVNTCNFENPTSEPFKVTDYSQAFFATGNVAIAKHWLEKAGLFDTRFTLYGWEDLELGVRLKNLGLSLVKVPEAVGYHWHPPFALDQVPNLIDKEIQRGRMGVLFYQKHPTLEVRMMIQMTWLHRILWGGLSLGGLLNEKTMAPLLQWLINQGKPQLALEVARVFLNWYNVQGVYAAYGESQQA
- a CDS encoding orange carotenoid protein N-terminal domain-containing protein, whose protein sequence is MTAVELKTGFNQAITSFKQANADCKLAVLEHAYCNLRHAIASPAPAALFSQVVNHLIRQFQQVRREDRPETLKEILVGAETRFGREYSTLNINMRLAFWYRLSQDMDPALVDAAKNCRKNSSTAQEIIELIDEMDLNQQMHFLRQVLSPGAAC
- a CDS encoding polymer-forming cytoskeletal protein: MFKRKPAPLLTYLSNKTEFEGTLHAEGMLRVDGIIHGTVEVQGDLEISATGLIEGPEVRAKNIMVQGVLKARVHAEGKLTLSSTSRLEGDVVAGSLEIEPGAFYTGYIETRDSRTLPPSRDMPELYGTTEP
- a CDS encoding Hpt domain-containing protein encodes the protein MAQVHNDIDWEQLHELSGNDPEFEQELLQIFLKDSQGQITYLESAWSSHDLAEVRQIAHHIKGASANVGAVTLSTLAAQIEVAARNQQPEAIPQALASLSQSLERLQHSLGNG